Proteins from a single region of Companilactobacillus farciminis KCTC 3681 = DSM 20184:
- a CDS encoding EpsG family protein translates to MEFYFLQLSFFLMYSFFFYFFRSKEIIKWYLFIAFMHLSLLMGLRSYLVGTDTQLYMNYFLNQNTSYNSNGALIYNIFSKFIFQLANGNYTIFILLMSALSVFFFLASLIKLENDFISVFLSIYIYITYYFYFDSFNMQRQMLAVSIAMYSVCLFIEGKNIKSVLLLLLAIGIHSTAFLALINFFLVRVKKNGKYLTLLILFMTVILFSYNKILMIFSMFFSHYNMYVNSMNNSSLSAGGGVLFLGSFFILISLLSFFMIDIKKDNIFAFTLFSTIMGSIFYIVGRNSQLIIRIANYLLIFVPVFMPTAIKKISNKFLEKRLVELFGIFIIILIGLVIMYYKLANNFSGVVPYSTSFKF, encoded by the coding sequence ATGGAATTTTACTTTTTGCAATTGTCATTTTTTTTGATGTACAGTTTCTTTTTTTATTTTTTTAGAAGTAAAGAAATAATAAAATGGTATCTTTTTATTGCTTTTATGCATTTGTCTTTACTCATGGGACTTAGATCTTATCTAGTGGGGACTGACACGCAGTTATATATGAATTATTTTTTAAATCAAAATACGTCGTATAATTCTAATGGTGCATTAATATATAACATCTTTAGTAAGTTTATTTTTCAATTAGCAAATGGGAATTATACCATCTTTATTTTACTAATGTCTGCACTATCTGTTTTCTTTTTTTTGGCATCTTTAATTAAATTAGAGAATGATTTTATAAGTGTTTTTCTATCAATATACATTTATATAACGTATTATTTTTATTTCGATAGTTTTAATATGCAGAGACAAATGCTTGCAGTTTCGATTGCAATGTATTCTGTGTGTTTATTTATTGAGGGTAAAAATATAAAATCAGTATTGTTACTTTTATTAGCAATAGGAATACATAGTACAGCTTTTTTGGCATTAATAAACTTTTTCTTAGTAAGAGTAAAGAAGAATGGTAAATATTTAACATTACTCATTCTTTTTATGACGGTAATATTGTTCTCATATAACAAGATTCTAATGATATTTTCTATGTTTTTTAGTCATTATAATATGTATGTAAATTCGATGAATAATTCGTCTCTATCAGCGGGTGGAGGAGTTCTTTTCTTAGGTTCCTTTTTTATTCTAATATCTTTATTATCCTTTTTTATGATTGATATAAAAAAAGATAACATCTTTGCTTTTACGTTGTTTTCTACAATTATGGGATCTATTTTTTATATAGTTGGTAGAAACTCTCAATTAATAATTAGAATAGCAAACTATCTTTTGATTTTTGTACCTGTATTTATGCCTACTGCAATAAAGAAAATTTCGAATAAGTTTTTGGAAAAGAGATTGGTAGAATTATTTGGCATATTCATCATAATTCTAATTGGATTGGTAATTATGTACTATAAATTAGCTAATAATTTTT